In a single window of the Drosophila albomicans strain 15112-1751.03 chromosome 3, ASM965048v2, whole genome shotgun sequence genome:
- the LOC117569903 gene encoding protein rhomboid isoform X2 → MSGKRTRSFKCAVHQRDREVCSENDFQLVLSEPPLFRKMVHAVAVEVLPEERDRKYYADRYTCCPPPFFIILITMIELAFFVYHTMAVGETAAAGPVPTDSMFIYRPDKRHEIWRFVLYMVLHAGWFHLGFNVAVQLLFGLPLEMVHGSTRIACIYFSGVLAGSLGTSIFDPEVYLVGASGGVYALLAAHLANVLLNYHQMRYGVIRLAFILIFASFDFGFAIYARYAGEDALPNQVGANAASVSYVAHLAGAVAGLTIGLLVLKNFEQKLHEQLLWWIALGTYMALVVFAVAFNILHGVTLFNMRVEKIRVTETFYNDFKV, encoded by the exons ATGAGCGGCAAGCGAACGCGTAGCTTCAAATGCGCCGTACACCAGCGAGATCGAGAAGTGTGCTCCGAGAACGACTTTCAATTGGTGCTCAGTGAGCCGCCGCTCTTCAGGAAGATGGTGCATGCCGTTGCCGTCGAAGTGCTGCCCGAGGAGCGCGATCGCAAATACTATGCGGATCGTTACACCTGCTGTCCACCGCCCTTTTTCATTATACTGATCACAATGATAGAG CTGGCCTTCTTTGTGTATCACACGATGGCGGTGGGAGAAACGGCAGCAGCGGGTCCCGTGCCCACGGACTCCATGTTTATTTATCGTCCCGATAAGCGTCATGAGATCTGGCGATTTGTGCTCTATATGGTGCTGCATGCTGGCTGGTTTCATCTGGGATTCAATGTGGCCGTCCAGCTGCTCTTTGGCCTGCCCCTGGAGATGGTGCACGGATCGACGCGCATCGCCTGCATTTATTTCTCGGGCGTACTCGCCGGCTCCCTGGGCACCAGCATCTTCGATCCCGAGGTGTATCTCGTGGGCGCCAGCGGTGGCGTTTATGCCTTGCTGGCGGCGCATCTGGCCAACGTGCTGCTCAATTACCATCAGATGCGTTACGGCGTCATACGCCTGGCATTCATCCTCATCTTCG CTTCGTTTGACTTTGGTTTCGCCATCTATGCACGTTATGCCGGCGAGGATGCGTTGCCCAACCAGGTGGGCGCCAATGCGGCGTCTGTATCGTATGTGGCACATTTGGCTGGCGCTGTGGCGGGACTCACCATTGGGCTGCTGGTGCTCAAGAACTTTGAGCAGAAATTGCACGAACAGTTGCTCTGGTGGATTGCCCTTGGCACGTACATGGCCCTCGTCGTTTTTGCCGTCGCCTTCAATATACTGCATGGTGTGACGCTCTTCAACATGCGTGTGGAGAAGATTCGCGTCACGGAGACCTTCTACAATGACTTCAAAGTATAG
- the LOC117569387 gene encoding N-alpha-acetyltransferase 30A, with amino-acid sequence MNESKQSPPGTPEISYTVFNDESQLKAIQGLIEKELSEPYSIYTYRYFVYNWPQLCILAQHEERYVGVIVCKIDHLSNPELWQGYIAMLAVDPEYRRQGIGSTLVEKAIEMMKAEQADEIALETEQSNKAALRLYDSLGFIREQRLLRYYINGVDALRLNLTVSRRSSDASLS; translated from the coding sequence ATGAACGAATCAAAGCAAAGCCCGCCTGGCACACCAGAGATTAGCTACACCGTCTTCAACGATGAAAGCCAACTGAAGGCCATCCAGGGCCTCATCGAGAAGGAGCTCTCCGAGCCGTACTCCATCTACACCTATCGCTACTTTGTCTACAATTGGCCGCAACTCTGTATTTTGGCACAACACGAGGAACGTTATGTGGGCGTGATTGTCTGCAAAATAGACCACTTGAGTAATCCGGAATTGTGGCAAGGATACATCGCAATGCTGGCCGTGGATCCTGAGTACCGGAGACAGGGCATTGGCAGCACACTAGTGGAGAAGGCCATCGAGATGATGAAAGCGGAGCAAGCTGATGAAATTGCGCTGGAGACGGAACAAAGCAATAAGGCAGCCTTGCGACTGTACGATAGTCTGGGATTTATTCGGGAGCAGCGACTGctgcggtactatatcaatggTGTGGATGCACTGCGTCTGAATCTGACGGTGTCTCGGCGCTCAAGCGATGCGTCGTTATCCTAA